The DNA window TGCTGCCGGCCTCGCTAGCGCAGCTCGCTGAGCAGGGCCTCGACGCGAGTCCTGATCTGGTCGCGGATCGGGCGGACGGCGTCGAGGCCCTTGCCGGCCGGGTCGTCGAGCTTCCAGTCCTCGTACCGCTTGCCGGGGAAGACCGGGCAGGCGTCGCCGCAGCCCATCGTGACGATGACGTCGGACTCCTGCGCGGCGTCCCAGGTCAGCTTGGTCGGGGACTGGTCGGTGATGTCGATGCCGACCTCCTGCATCGCCGCGACCGCGGCCGGGTTGATCGTCTCGGCGGGTGCGGAGCCGGCGGAGCGGACCTCGACGTCGTCGCCGGCGAGGTGGCGCAGCCAGCCGGCGGCCATCTGGGAGCGGCCGGCGTTGTGCACGCAGACGAACAGGACGGTGGGCTTGGTCTCGCTCATGACGGTTCCTCGCGGTGGTGGGGTGGGGCGGGTCAGCGGGCGGTCGCGGGGTGCTCGACGACGATGTCGTCCGCGGCCTCGCCGGCGTCGGGGTAGAGCGCCAGCAGCAGGGCGACGCCGATGAGCAGGCCGACGACCTGGAAGGCGACGAAGCCGGGCACCGAGCCGGGGGCGATGCCGGCGAAGGTGTCGGTGAAGGCGCGGCCGATCGTCACGGCCGGGTTGGCGAAACTGGTGCTGCTGGTGAACCAGTACGCGGCGCCGATGTAGGCGCCGACCGCCGCCGGGGCGACGGCGGCCCGGCCGGACCGGCCGAGCGCGAAGATCAGCAGGAGCAGGCCAGCCGTGGCGACGACCTCACCGAGCCAGAGGTGACCCGCGGACCGGTCCCTGGCCGAGAAGGTGATTGGGGCCAGGTCGAACATCAGGTTGGCGAGGATCGAGCCG is part of the Actinoplanes missouriensis 431 genome and encodes:
- a CDS encoding arsenate reductase ArsC; translated protein: MSETKPTVLFVCVHNAGRSQMAAGWLRHLAGDDVEVRSAGSAPAETINPAAVAAMQEVGIDITDQSPTKLTWDAAQESDVIVTMGCGDACPVFPGKRYEDWKLDDPAGKGLDAVRPIRDQIRTRVEALLSELR
- a CDS encoding aquaporin, translated to MPTTTLGRRMLAEFLGTALLVTAVVGSGIMATTLSPGDVGLQLLENSIATALALGALILTFGPISGAHFNPVVSAADWFLGRRTGTGITGADLAGYAVAQTLGAIGGSILANLMFDLAPITFSARDRSAGHLWLGEVVATAGLLLLIFALGRSGRAAVAPAAVGAYIGAAYWFTSSTSFANPAVTIGRAFTDTFAGIAPGSVPGFVAFQVVGLLIGVALLLALYPDAGEAADDIVVEHPATAR